A genome region from Sphaerisporangium krabiense includes the following:
- a CDS encoding STAS domain-containing protein, whose protein sequence is MKFTVHVDAGSGDPQPSPVRTLVLTGELDHGSASALQRAFDEAYAAEARYLVIDLTGLTFCDSTGISVFLGARRALAAREGGVVLAGLNQRIERIFRLTGVARAFATYPTAEEARAALPGA, encoded by the coding sequence ATGAAATTCACCGTGCACGTCGACGCCGGCTCCGGCGACCCGCAGCCATCCCCGGTGCGAACCTTGGTGCTCACCGGGGAGCTCGACCACGGCAGCGCCTCGGCCCTCCAGCGGGCCTTCGACGAGGCGTACGCCGCGGAGGCCCGGTACCTGGTGATCGACCTGACCGGGCTGACGTTCTGCGACTCCACCGGCATCAGCGTCTTCCTGGGCGCGCGGCGGGCCCTGGCCGCGCGTGAGGGCGGCGTCGTGCTGGCGGGCCTCAACCAGCGCATCGAGAGGATCTTCCGCCTGACGGGGGTGGCGCGGGCCTTCGCCACCTACCCGACCGCCGAGGAGGCCCGCGCGGCGCTCCCCGGCGCCTGA
- a CDS encoding ATP-binding protein, producing MNVSGRTPAYWPITDDLGALRREVGAFAGEAGLAGVRLQDLVLAVNEAAANVLDHAEGRGHVIAWHDGQFVTVEIHDRLGLLVPAHANAPDPGVGTLRGRGLWLMRQLCDEVYITKDERGSTVRLRQAIAGPPGGAGE from the coding sequence GTGAATGTCAGTGGGCGCACACCCGCGTACTGGCCGATCACCGATGACCTGGGCGCGCTGCGCAGGGAGGTCGGGGCTTTCGCGGGCGAGGCCGGGCTGGCCGGCGTCCGCCTGCAGGACCTCGTCCTCGCCGTGAACGAGGCCGCCGCCAACGTGCTCGACCACGCCGAGGGCCGCGGGCACGTCATCGCCTGGCACGACGGCCAGTTCGTCACCGTGGAGATCCACGACCGCCTCGGGCTGCTGGTCCCCGCGCACGCCAACGCGCCCGACCCCGGCGTGGGCACGCTGCGCGGCCGGGGCCTCTGGCTCATGCGGCAGCTCTGCGACGAGGTGTACATCACCAAGGACGAGCGGGGCTCCACCGTACGGCTGCGGCAGGCCATCGCCGGGCCGCCGGGCGGCGCGGGAGAGTAG